A region from the Melioribacter roseus P3M-2 genome encodes:
- the rpe gene encoding ribulose-phosphate 3-epimerase produces the protein MNAKKKLLAPSILSADFTNLSQQIRYVELANADIIHCDIMDGHFVPNFTFGPMVVEAVNRITNLPLDVHLMIKNPDNLIDKFIDAGADFITVHQEEVVHLHRTIEYIKSKGAKAGVALNPSTPVDTLQEVLEYLDMVLIMSVNPGFGGQKFIERSIDKIAALDRIRNEKNYDFLIEVDGGIYNGNIERISKAGCNVFVAGSTIFCSDNITAAAVELKNLINK, from the coding sequence ATGAACGCTAAAAAGAAATTACTGGCGCCGTCGATTTTATCGGCTGATTTTACAAATTTGTCCCAACAAATTCGTTATGTGGAATTGGCCAATGCCGATATAATCCATTGCGATATAATGGACGGTCATTTCGTGCCGAATTTTACGTTCGGACCTATGGTGGTCGAGGCGGTTAATCGTATAACGAATTTACCTCTCGACGTCCATTTAATGATTAAAAATCCGGATAATTTGATAGATAAATTCATAGATGCCGGCGCCGATTTTATTACTGTCCACCAGGAAGAAGTCGTCCATCTGCACAGAACAATCGAATATATTAAAAGCAAAGGAGCAAAAGCGGGAGTCGCGCTCAATCCATCCACTCCCGTCGACACTCTTCAGGAAGTTCTGGAATATCTCGATATGGTTCTTATAATGTCCGTAAATCCCGGATTCGGAGGACAGAAATTTATTGAAAGGTCAATCGATAAAATCGCCGCTCTCGACCGAATAAGAAACGAGAAAAATTACGACTTCTTAATCGAAGTCGACGGCGGCATATATAACGGCAATATCGAAAGAATTTCAAAAGCCGGATGCAATGTATTTGTGGCCGGTTCGACTATCTTCTGCAGCGACAATATTACTGCCGCTGCGGTCGAATTGAAAAATCTGATTAATAAGTAG
- the folP gene encoding dihydropteroate synthase, protein MIIQLIDIFYPYIFKRYGTKYNIYRDLYEKDLLAIEFRTVEKKLAGRIKKIILANKEICYLAENSNPAGEYCDLLSIGSLTFFKELAKEIIAIGNEDTGLRLSRLLHNLTNYDKYKIEIGNKEFNMSRAYVVGILNVTPDSFSDGGKFYEKNKAIEHALGLIEDGADIIDVGGESSRPGADPVPADEEMNRVLPVIEEIIKYDPEILISVDTTKSKVAEEALKAGAKIINDISSFAFDPEMPAIIKKYDAAAILMHMKGTPKSMQNNPEYKDVVNDIYDYFTETCNNAEKFGLKKLIIDPGIGFGKKVHHNYELLNRLDEFKGIGYPILIGLSRKSFLGKSLDLPVELRDAPTLAAETLAVSKGARFIRTHNVRNGKYAALVNNFVENPELSIND, encoded by the coding sequence TTGATCATTCAACTTATCGACATTTTCTATCCGTATATATTCAAGAGGTACGGAACTAAATATAATATTTACCGCGACCTCTATGAAAAAGATCTGCTGGCGATAGAATTTCGCACTGTGGAAAAGAAATTAGCCGGCCGTATAAAAAAAATTATACTGGCTAACAAGGAAATTTGCTATCTCGCGGAAAATTCGAACCCTGCCGGAGAATATTGCGACTTGCTTTCTATCGGATCTCTTACATTTTTCAAAGAACTTGCCAAAGAAATTATTGCAATCGGAAACGAAGACACCGGATTGCGACTTTCAAGATTGTTGCACAATTTGACGAACTATGATAAATACAAGATAGAGATTGGCAATAAAGAGTTTAATATGTCGCGAGCGTACGTTGTAGGAATCTTAAACGTAACGCCGGATTCTTTTTCGGACGGGGGAAAATTTTATGAAAAGAACAAAGCGATTGAACACGCTCTTGGATTGATTGAAGACGGAGCCGATATTATTGATGTCGGAGGCGAATCTTCCAGACCCGGCGCCGATCCCGTTCCGGCAGACGAAGAAATGAACCGCGTACTGCCGGTAATCGAAGAGATAATAAAATACGATCCGGAAATATTAATCTCCGTCGATACGACAAAATCCAAAGTTGCCGAAGAAGCGTTGAAAGCCGGAGCCAAAATTATAAACGATATCAGTTCGTTTGCTTTCGACCCTGAAATGCCGGCTATTATAAAAAAGTACGACGCCGCTGCAATACTGATGCACATGAAAGGAACTCCCAAATCGATGCAGAATAATCCCGAATACAAAGACGTGGTTAACGATATTTACGATTATTTCACGGAAACATGCAATAACGCCGAAAAATTCGGCTTAAAGAAACTAATTATCGATCCCGGCATCGGATTCGGGAAAAAAGTGCATCATAATTATGAATTGTTGAACAGACTCGACGAATTCAAAGGAATCGGATATCCGATTTTAATCGGATTATCCAGAAAATCGTTTTTGGGAAAATCGCTCGATTTGCCTGTCGAATTAAGAGATGCTCCCACATTGGCAGCAGAAACGCTTGCCGTTAGCAAAGGAGCGCGATTTATCAGAACGCATAATGTTCGAAACGGTAAGTACGCCGCCCTTGTCAACAATTTTGTAGAAAATCCGGAATTATCGATAAATGATTGA